The following are encoded in a window of Anopheles gambiae chromosome X, idAnoGambNW_F1_1, whole genome shotgun sequence genomic DNA:
- the LOC11175461 gene encoding uncharacterized protein LOC11175461 isoform X1, translating to MSNRQVRRFGQLSLVALLALVAAAAGQLSFHNDPSQNSFSIKLPSFQQSFTRYFGNQPQGALLQQQQQQQQQQQQQIPSTLSHPSLIGTQAQAYQQQQQQQQQPIYYQPQAQQQPQHESLNRYVAQFPDQPHYTVQENYINPNIRMRLQQQRLLQQQQQQQQQYAAPQPNKYATFTSFGAQPTAPDATVYAGNNQQQQPQYEYVQQTGEGQQEQTQYQQQQPSYSVRGQQAPQPGTETDASTNAAKLIGVAFSPSNEVSQVKFSSAGLKYNF from the exons atgagcAACCGTCAAGTTCGGCGCTTCGGGCAGCTGTCACTCGTGGCGCTGCTGGCACTGGTTGCCGCCGCGGCCGGCCAGCTCTCCTTCCACAACGATCCATCCCAGAACAGCTTCTCGATCAAGCTGCCCTCCTTCCAGCAATCGTTCACGCGCTACTTCGGCAATCAACCGCAGGGTGCCCTgctccagcaacagcagcagcagcagcagcagcagcagcaacagattCCCAGCACACTG TCCCATCCATCGCTGATCGGCACCCAGGCACAGGcctatcagcagcagcagcagcagcagcagcagcccataTACTATCAGCCGCAGGCGCAGCAGCAACCTCAGCACGAAAGTCTGAACCGCTACGTCGCCCAGTTCCCGGACCAGCCGCACTACACCGTCCAGGAGAACTACATCAATCCCAACATTCGGAtgcggctgcagcagcagcgccttctgcagcagcagcagcagcagcagcagcagtacgccGCCCCACAGCCCAACAAGTATGCCACCTTCACCAGCTTCGGTGCTCAGCCGACGGCCCCAGACGCCACCGTCTACGCAGGGAACAATCAG cagcagcagccacagtaCGAGTACGTCCAGCAGACGGGCGAGGGCCAGCAGGAGCAGACccagtaccagcagcagcagccgtccTATTCCGTACGGGGGCAGCAGGCTCCCCAGCCCGGCACGGAGACGGACGCGTCCACCAACGCGGCCAAGCTGATCGGCGTTGCCTTTTCGCCCTCGAACGAGGTGTCGCAGGTGAAGTTTAGCAGTGCGGGCCTCAAGTACAACTTCTAG
- the LOC11175461 gene encoding uncharacterized protein LOC11175461 isoform X2 produces the protein MSNRQVRRFGQLSLVALLALVAAAAGQLSFHNDPSQNSFSIKLPSFQQSFTRYFGNQPQGALLQQQQQQQQQQQQQIPSTLSHPSLIGTQAQAYQQQQQQQQQPIYYQPQAQQQPQHESLNRYVAQFPDQPHYTVQENYINPNIRMRLQQQRLLQQQQQQQQQYAAPQPNKYATFTSFGAQPTAPDATVYAGNNQQQPQYEYVQQTGEGQQEQTQYQQQQPSYSVRGQQAPQPGTETDASTNAAKLIGVAFSPSNEVSQVKFSSAGLKYNF, from the exons atgagcAACCGTCAAGTTCGGCGCTTCGGGCAGCTGTCACTCGTGGCGCTGCTGGCACTGGTTGCCGCCGCGGCCGGCCAGCTCTCCTTCCACAACGATCCATCCCAGAACAGCTTCTCGATCAAGCTGCCCTCCTTCCAGCAATCGTTCACGCGCTACTTCGGCAATCAACCGCAGGGTGCCCTgctccagcaacagcagcagcagcagcagcagcagcagcaacagattCCCAGCACACTG TCCCATCCATCGCTGATCGGCACCCAGGCACAGGcctatcagcagcagcagcagcagcagcagcagcccataTACTATCAGCCGCAGGCGCAGCAGCAACCTCAGCACGAAAGTCTGAACCGCTACGTCGCCCAGTTCCCGGACCAGCCGCACTACACCGTCCAGGAGAACTACATCAATCCCAACATTCGGAtgcggctgcagcagcagcgccttctgcagcagcagcagcagcagcagcagcagtacgccGCCCCACAGCCCAACAAGTATGCCACCTTCACCAGCTTCGGTGCTCAGCCGACGGCCCCAGACGCCACCGTCTACGCAGGGAACAATCAG cagcagccacagtaCGAGTACGTCCAGCAGACGGGCGAGGGCCAGCAGGAGCAGACccagtaccagcagcagcagccgtccTATTCCGTACGGGGGCAGCAGGCTCCCCAGCCCGGCACGGAGACGGACGCGTCCACCAACGCGGCCAAGCTGATCGGCGTTGCCTTTTCGCCCTCGAACGAGGTGTCGCAGGTGAAGTTTAGCAGTGCGGGCCTCAAGTACAACTTCTAG
- the LOC11175461 gene encoding putative cyclin-dependent serine/threonine-protein kinase DDB_G0272797/DDB_G0274007 isoform X3 has translation MSNRQVRRFGQLSLVALLALVAAAAGQLSFHNDPSQNSFSIKLPSFQQSFTRYFGNQPQGALLQQQQQQQQQQQQQIPSTLSHPSLIGTQAQAYQQQQQQQQQPIYYQPQAQQQPQHESLNRYVAQFPDQPHYTVQENYINPNIRMRLQQQRLLQQQQQQQQQYAAPQPNKYATFTSFGAQPTAPDATVYAGNNQQPQYEYVQQTGEGQQEQTQYQQQQPSYSVRGQQAPQPGTETDASTNAAKLIGVAFSPSNEVSQVKFSSAGLKYNF, from the exons atgagcAACCGTCAAGTTCGGCGCTTCGGGCAGCTGTCACTCGTGGCGCTGCTGGCACTGGTTGCCGCCGCGGCCGGCCAGCTCTCCTTCCACAACGATCCATCCCAGAACAGCTTCTCGATCAAGCTGCCCTCCTTCCAGCAATCGTTCACGCGCTACTTCGGCAATCAACCGCAGGGTGCCCTgctccagcaacagcagcagcagcagcagcagcagcagcaacagattCCCAGCACACTG TCCCATCCATCGCTGATCGGCACCCAGGCACAGGcctatcagcagcagcagcagcagcagcagcagcccataTACTATCAGCCGCAGGCGCAGCAGCAACCTCAGCACGAAAGTCTGAACCGCTACGTCGCCCAGTTCCCGGACCAGCCGCACTACACCGTCCAGGAGAACTACATCAATCCCAACATTCGGAtgcggctgcagcagcagcgccttctgcagcagcagcagcagcagcagcagcagtacgccGCCCCACAGCCCAACAAGTATGCCACCTTCACCAGCTTCGGTGCTCAGCCGACGGCCCCAGACGCCACCGTCTACGCAGGGAACAATCAG cagccacagtaCGAGTACGTCCAGCAGACGGGCGAGGGCCAGCAGGAGCAGACccagtaccagcagcagcagccgtccTATTCCGTACGGGGGCAGCAGGCTCCCCAGCCCGGCACGGAGACGGACGCGTCCACCAACGCGGCCAAGCTGATCGGCGTTGCCTTTTCGCCCTCGAACGAGGTGTCGCAGGTGAAGTTTAGCAGTGCGGGCCTCAAGTACAACTTCTAG